One segment of Methylotuvimicrobium sp. KM2 DNA contains the following:
- a CDS encoding ATP-binding protein, with the protein MKIVPLETALLYKPCSVGDLNFQTTDELKDVEIIVGQERAIASIRFGIRVDKAGYNIFALAPSGTGKMTTVMQLVEQEAAHKKIPSDWCYVFNFDQPAKPRLLSLPAGKGKLFQKDMEQLIDELRIALPASFEGDEYRSRVEEIEEESRHREFREINRLREEAANAHIILTETPTGYAFAPVDEKDVVIDAERFNQLSKEEQQRIQHAIIELQQRLQKLLKKFPAWRKETKRKIKELNREVAEFAVGHSIHELKETYGDQQTVLDYLDEIERDIIGHVRDFIPHRESALPFMEMPQQSDPFKRYQVNLMVDLSDNKTAPVVYEDHPNYANLMGRCDHEAFMGSLVTDFTMIKPGALHKANGGYLILDARKLLMQPYAWESLKRTLQSGEIRIESLERSLSLISTSALEPEPIPLELKLILLGDRLIYYLLNYYDPEFQDLFKVAADFDDTVGREDSAIEYAKVLATIARQEKLQSLSRDAVARVIEHSARMTGDAEKLSTHLRSIKDLLIEADYWAGQNGHDCINASDVQQAIDQKVYRLDRIRERLYEHIQRGTVLIDTQGSVAGQINGLSVLQIGEFSFGQPSRITATTRLGNGKLVDIERETELGGAIHSKGVLILAGFIASRYARSKPFSMSATLVFEQSYGGVDGDSASLAELCAILSSLTQIPLRQDLAMTGSVNQLGRVQAIGGVNEKIEGFFDICKKQGLTGTQGVIIPSANIKHLMLRWDVVHAAQSGQFHIYAVKNVDEALELLTGMVAGDPDENGVFPQDTVNGKVDAQLARFTEISQAFLSKSNGHD; encoded by the coding sequence ATGAAAATTGTACCTCTGGAGACCGCATTACTCTATAAACCTTGTAGCGTCGGCGACTTAAACTTTCAAACCACCGACGAACTCAAGGATGTTGAAATCATCGTCGGGCAGGAGCGAGCTATTGCATCGATTCGGTTCGGGATTCGAGTCGATAAAGCCGGCTATAACATTTTTGCATTGGCGCCCTCGGGAACCGGCAAAATGACGACCGTTATGCAGTTGGTCGAGCAGGAAGCCGCACATAAAAAAATTCCTTCGGATTGGTGTTATGTGTTCAACTTCGATCAACCGGCCAAGCCTCGGCTTTTGTCCTTGCCCGCCGGAAAAGGCAAATTGTTCCAAAAGGATATGGAGCAATTGATCGATGAATTGAGAATCGCCTTGCCGGCGTCGTTTGAAGGCGACGAATACCGCTCACGAGTCGAGGAAATAGAGGAGGAGTCGCGGCATCGCGAGTTTCGAGAAATTAACCGATTGCGTGAAGAAGCCGCGAACGCCCATATCATCCTAACCGAAACCCCGACCGGCTATGCCTTCGCGCCGGTCGATGAAAAAGATGTAGTGATCGATGCCGAACGCTTCAATCAACTCTCCAAGGAAGAGCAGCAACGAATTCAACATGCGATCATTGAGCTGCAACAGCGCCTGCAAAAATTATTGAAGAAATTTCCGGCGTGGCGTAAGGAAACGAAGCGTAAAATCAAGGAACTGAACCGCGAAGTGGCCGAATTTGCAGTCGGCCATTCGATCCATGAACTCAAGGAAACCTACGGAGATCAACAAACCGTTCTCGATTATCTTGACGAGATCGAGCGCGATATTATCGGTCATGTACGCGACTTCATTCCTCACCGAGAGTCGGCTCTGCCGTTCATGGAAATGCCTCAACAATCCGATCCTTTCAAGCGTTATCAAGTGAATTTAATGGTCGACTTGAGCGATAACAAAACCGCGCCGGTCGTTTATGAGGATCATCCGAATTATGCCAATTTGATGGGGCGCTGCGATCATGAGGCCTTTATGGGCTCGTTGGTTACCGATTTCACGATGATCAAGCCGGGAGCATTGCATAAAGCGAACGGCGGCTATTTGATACTCGATGCGCGTAAATTATTGATGCAGCCCTATGCCTGGGAAAGCTTGAAACGGACGCTGCAATCCGGCGAAATCCGCATCGAATCGCTGGAGCGAAGCCTCAGCCTAATTAGCACATCGGCGCTTGAACCGGAGCCGATTCCGCTCGAATTGAAGCTGATTCTGTTGGGCGATCGGCTGATTTATTATTTGTTGAATTATTACGATCCCGAGTTTCAGGATTTATTTAAAGTCGCGGCCGATTTCGACGATACGGTGGGCCGAGAAGACTCGGCGATCGAATACGCAAAAGTATTGGCAACGATTGCAAGGCAGGAAAAATTGCAGTCCTTGAGCCGGGATGCCGTCGCGCGCGTGATCGAGCATAGCGCTAGGATGACCGGCGATGCCGAAAAGCTCTCGACGCATTTGCGCAGCATCAAAGATTTACTGATAGAGGCTGATTATTGGGCCGGTCAAAACGGACACGATTGCATTAATGCCAGTGATGTACAGCAGGCGATCGATCAGAAGGTCTATCGTTTGGACCGGATCAGGGAAAGGCTCTACGAGCATATTCAGCGCGGTACGGTGTTGATCGATACGCAAGGCAGCGTGGCGGGACAGATCAATGGTTTGTCGGTGTTGCAGATCGGCGAATTCAGTTTCGGTCAGCCCTCCCGGATTACCGCGACGACGCGCCTCGGTAACGGCAAACTGGTCGATATCGAACGGGAAACCGAATTGGGCGGCGCGATTCACTCGAAAGGAGTATTGATTTTGGCCGGTTTCATCGCCTCCCGATACGCCCGAAGCAAGCCGTTTTCGATGTCGGCGACGTTGGTTTTCGAGCAGTCCTATGGCGGTGTCGACGGCGATAGCGCCTCGCTTGCCGAATTGTGCGCGATTCTTTCATCGCTGACCCAAATCCCGTTACGTCAGGATTTGGCGATGACCGGTTCGGTCAATCAGTTAGGACGTGTGCAGGCGATCGGGGGCGTCAATGAAAAAATCGAAGGCTTTTTCGATATCTGTAAAAAACAAGGACTGACCGGGACTCAAGGCGTGATCATACCTTCCGCGAATATCAAGCATTTGATGCTGCGTTGGGATGTCGTGCATGCCGCCCAATCCGGGCAGTTTCATATCTATGCGGTGAAAAATGTCGATGAAGCCTTGGAGTTATTGACCGGAATGGTAGCGGGCGATCCTGACGAAAACGGCGTGTTTCCGCAGGATACGGTGAACGGTAAGGTCGATGCGCAATTAGCTCGGTTTACCGAAATCAGTCAGGCCTTTTTGTCGAAAAGCAACGGCCATGATTGA
- a CDS encoding EAL domain-containing protein — MQKQEHRFPANRRSADNKSLSSVDAESIEIKLEIYKTLFEATSDAMMIADESTRILYVNPAFTNITGYTEQDVLGKTPKILSSGKQDIHFYRRMWRSITTNKRWQGEIWNKKKSGDVFPAWQTINVIGEKGKPAHYISVFSDISQIKKSQADLWTLAHYDSLTGLANRSLLEERIKQELATTIRFKIYGALFFLDLDNFKTINDSLGHKVGDLLLRQVADRLRRDLREEDMISRLGGDEFVIVLSNLSYDKTIASNQLKVVAEKILDLLLMPYLLEGHELRVSVSIGITLFPNNGDTFDHLLKQADTAMYAAKNSGKNTYCFFHPDMQDKVNQRLQLEKELRNALVHDYLGLVYQPQFNYHKQLLGYEALVRWQHPEQGVISPQDFIPLAEETGLIVEIGSQVLTKACEQWVAWHRAGKEVPHISVNISPKQFSASGFIDLVNDIVRSTGVDPRHIILEITEGLIVQNVKGIIEKMHALKELGLRFSIDDFGTGYSSLSYLTRLPIDQLKIDKTFVVNLGINDNDAVIVETIIGMSKHLKLDLIAEGVETWEQLEHLHRCGCDGFQGYYFSKPLGRDDI, encoded by the coding sequence ATGCAAAAACAAGAACATCGATTTCCGGCGAATAGACGCTCAGCAGACAACAAAAGCCTATCGAGCGTGGATGCCGAGTCTATTGAAATCAAGCTGGAAATCTACAAAACCTTGTTCGAAGCGACTTCCGACGCGATGATGATTGCAGACGAATCGACGCGTATTCTTTATGTAAACCCCGCATTCACAAATATTACCGGTTATACCGAACAGGATGTTCTGGGTAAAACCCCCAAGATTCTTTCTTCAGGTAAACAAGATATCCATTTTTACCGCCGAATGTGGCGAAGTATCACGACCAATAAACGTTGGCAGGGCGAAATTTGGAACAAGAAGAAATCCGGAGATGTCTTTCCGGCCTGGCAAACGATCAATGTGATCGGCGAAAAAGGCAAGCCGGCTCACTATATATCAGTGTTCAGCGATATTTCTCAAATCAAGAAATCACAGGCCGATTTGTGGACCTTGGCGCATTACGACTCGCTTACCGGACTCGCCAACCGTAGTTTGCTCGAGGAGAGAATAAAGCAAGAGTTGGCTACTACAATTCGCTTCAAGATTTACGGTGCATTGTTTTTTTTGGATTTGGATAATTTCAAAACCATCAACGACTCCTTGGGGCATAAAGTCGGGGATTTGCTGCTTAGGCAAGTTGCCGATCGCCTTAGAAGGGATCTTAGAGAGGAGGATATGATTTCCCGTTTGGGCGGCGACGAATTTGTTATCGTGTTGTCCAATCTTTCTTATGATAAGACCATTGCATCGAACCAGCTCAAAGTTGTCGCCGAGAAAATTCTCGATCTATTATTAATGCCTTATTTACTGGAGGGGCATGAGCTTCGTGTTTCGGTGAGTATCGGCATTACCTTGTTTCCGAATAACGGGGATACCTTCGATCATTTGTTGAAACAAGCCGATACGGCAATGTATGCCGCGAAAAACAGCGGAAAGAACACCTATTGTTTCTTTCATCCCGATATGCAAGATAAAGTCAATCAAAGACTGCAACTGGAGAAAGAGCTTAGAAATGCATTGGTTCACGATTACCTGGGATTAGTTTATCAGCCTCAATTTAATTATCATAAACAATTACTCGGCTATGAAGCATTGGTCAGATGGCAGCATCCCGAGCAAGGCGTCATTTCGCCGCAGGATTTCATTCCTTTAGCCGAAGAGACCGGTTTAATTGTCGAAATCGGTAGTCAAGTACTGACCAAGGCATGCGAGCAATGGGTGGCTTGGCACAGGGCAGGGAAGGAAGTTCCGCATATTTCAGTCAATATCAGTCCTAAACAATTTAGCGCTTCAGGCTTTATCGATTTGGTTAACGATATCGTCAGATCGACGGGAGTCGATCCCCGGCATATCATTCTGGAAATTACCGAAGGATTGATCGTTCAGAATGTCAAGGGCATTATCGAAAAGATGCATGCGCTGAAAGAATTAGGTTTACGCTTTTCAATCGACGACTTCGGTACCGGCTATTCTTCGTTATCTTACTTGACCCGATTGCCGATTGATCAATTGAAAATCGATAAGACTTTTGTAGTCAATTTGGGAATCAACGATAACGATGCGGTGATCGTCGAGACAATTATCGGCATGTCGAAACATTTAAAGCTTGATTTGATTGCCGAAGGCGTCGAAACGTGGGAGCAGCTAGAGCATTTGCACAGATGCGGTTGCGATGGTTTTCAGGGATATTATTTTAGTAAGCCGTTAGGCCGGGACGATATCTGA
- a CDS encoding PAS domain-containing protein, which translates to MTDFNYFAASGFYFPSISLSSFFQAGHLTMLIAALSIWGFVRYHRKYRNLLVEHHDQQQKLKHLKLATNNVFYEWHIETGKIEGCEDFAKLFGFSEHENAINHDLFLTKLHPDDQIRIKRVFEDALIHLDTFTAHYRLQTPEHEVVPIRQHGKVIRDPSGKPLKIHNVIQKDDKFADKASSENKQLQHIVTTSGLIGVITINPESRILSANEYIYRLSGHDQATLKNAPLRTLLGFPDLNERFLLAPNIDHNGIINGQFIHKNGTVSSVKLSVNSVNNDSGAIDYFVILISGICEHIEEDRKLLEREQRHKNTLIREVHHRIKNNLQGIFGLLQNNALEHPEAKAILEQSMLQINSLAITYGLQSKTENGEIYLCDIVHSSTEFCQRLFFSTNEAVDLQIPVDHPIRVDRDNAVSLSLIVNELLLNAIKHTPGVNKKLSVSLDFDKHHATFTVKNEPASLPQGFDFEQSIKIGTGLSLVKTLMPEQSRLCIYQTNNSVSAQLTMMPPLIFHKSQTNPFYSSSIK; encoded by the coding sequence ATGACCGATTTTAATTATTTTGCCGCGTCAGGATTCTATTTTCCGAGCATTTCACTGAGCAGTTTTTTCCAAGCCGGGCACTTAACAATGCTGATCGCGGCCTTATCTATTTGGGGCTTTGTGCGTTATCACCGAAAATACCGCAATCTTCTTGTTGAGCATCATGACCAACAGCAAAAACTCAAACATCTAAAGTTAGCCACAAACAATGTATTTTACGAATGGCATATCGAAACCGGAAAGATCGAAGGCTGTGAGGATTTCGCCAAACTATTCGGCTTTTCCGAACACGAAAATGCTATAAACCATGATCTTTTTCTAACAAAGCTTCACCCTGACGATCAAATCCGCATAAAACGAGTTTTCGAAGACGCATTAATCCATCTTGATACATTTACCGCTCACTATCGCTTACAAACTCCGGAACACGAAGTCGTTCCTATTCGTCAACACGGCAAGGTCATCAGGGATCCGAGCGGTAAGCCGTTAAAAATACACAACGTAATTCAAAAAGACGATAAATTTGCCGATAAAGCTTCGAGCGAAAACAAGCAACTACAGCATATCGTTACAACATCGGGATTAATCGGGGTTATAACGATTAATCCCGAAAGCCGGATACTATCGGCTAACGAATATATCTATCGACTCTCAGGCCATGACCAAGCTACGCTAAAAAACGCCCCATTACGGACTTTGCTCGGTTTTCCGGATTTGAACGAGCGTTTTTTGTTGGCCCCGAACATCGACCATAACGGAATCATCAACGGTCAATTTATTCACAAAAACGGCACGGTCAGCAGCGTTAAACTGTCCGTCAACTCCGTTAACAACGATTCCGGTGCGATCGATTATTTTGTCATATTAATATCCGGCATTTGCGAACATATCGAGGAAGACCGAAAACTGTTGGAGCGAGAGCAACGGCATAAAAACACCCTAATCCGAGAGGTGCATCACCGAATCAAGAACAACTTACAAGGAATTTTCGGCCTATTGCAAAACAACGCATTGGAACACCCCGAAGCCAAGGCGATTCTCGAACAAAGCATGCTGCAGATCAACTCGCTGGCAATTACTTACGGCTTGCAAAGCAAGACAGAAAACGGGGAAATTTATCTATGCGACATTGTTCATTCCTCGACAGAATTCTGTCAGCGCTTATTTTTTAGCACCAACGAAGCCGTCGATCTGCAAATCCCCGTCGATCATCCGATTCGAGTCGATCGAGACAATGCCGTTTCGTTATCTTTAATCGTTAACGAACTATTGCTCAATGCCATCAAGCACACCCCCGGAGTAAACAAAAAACTCTCGGTTTCTCTGGATTTTGATAAGCATCATGCGACCTTTACCGTCAAGAACGAACCGGCTTCGCTACCCCAAGGTTTCGATTTCGAACAATCGATAAAAATCGGCACCGGACTTTCGCTAGTTAAAACATTGATGCCGGAACAATCGCGATTGTGCATTTACCAGACGAACAATTCAGTCAGCGCACAATTAACGATGATGCCGCCATTGATTTTTCATAAAAGCCAAACCAATCCGTTTTATAGCTCAAGCATCAAGTAA
- a CDS encoding response regulator yields MNKTILLADDDRLILGTMSRGLRLSGYNVLEAASGDTAIKLAQDQKPDIAVLDIRMPEMTGIDVAKHLVQVLDVPVIFLSAYSDEDTVKAAIASGCMNYLVKPCSLEQLILTIEAVLERNKEIINLKYENKQLDKALSQSRSVCIAIGLIMKNQLLTEEAAFEYLRKNARDQRRKITELAEEVIQTFAGQDNLSQTRL; encoded by the coding sequence ATGAATAAAACAATACTTCTTGCCGACGACGACCGGCTCATTCTCGGAACCATGAGCCGTGGACTAAGGCTATCCGGTTATAATGTATTAGAAGCGGCATCGGGCGATACGGCTATTAAACTCGCTCAAGATCAAAAGCCGGACATTGCGGTTTTAGATATCCGCATGCCGGAAATGACCGGCATAGACGTTGCCAAACATCTTGTACAAGTGCTTGACGTTCCAGTCATATTCTTGTCCGCCTATTCCGACGAAGACACAGTAAAAGCCGCCATCGCCTCCGGATGCATGAACTATTTGGTCAAACCCTGCAGTCTCGAACAATTGATTTTGACCATCGAAGCGGTACTCGAAAGAAACAAGGAAATCATTAACCTGAAATACGAAAACAAGCAACTCGACAAAGCGCTATCCCAAAGCAGAAGCGTCTGCATAGCGATTGGCCTAATAATGAAGAATCAACTCCTCACCGAAGAGGCCGCATTTGAATATTTGCGCAAAAATGCCAGAGACCAGCGACGAAAAATAACCGAATTGGCCGAGGAAGTCATCCAAACCTTCGCCGGTCAAGACAATCTTAGCCAGACCCGCTTATAA
- a CDS encoding EAL domain-containing protein codes for MRVSVNVSCVQFLRHNLLQSVTEILEETGLPPHHLELELTESILVTDPEYVLQVVNTLNQRGVQFSIDDFGTGYSSLSYLKRFAVDRLKIDQSFVRDIPGDADDEVLVEAIVNLAHNLRLKCIAEGVETQVQADFLRQLGCDQIQGYLLSRPLSVDAMQQLLSSQ; via the coding sequence TTGCGTGTGTCCGTCAATGTGTCTTGTGTGCAATTTTTAAGGCACAACTTATTGCAATCGGTCACCGAAATCTTGGAAGAAACCGGTTTGCCGCCGCACCATCTGGAGCTGGAATTAACCGAATCCATCTTGGTTACCGATCCAGAGTATGTGTTGCAGGTGGTGAATACGTTAAACCAACGAGGCGTACAATTTTCGATTGATGATTTTGGTACCGGTTATTCCAGTTTAAGCTATCTCAAACGCTTCGCGGTGGACAGGCTTAAAATTGATCAATCCTTTGTGCGAGATATTCCAGGTGACGCCGACGATGAAGTATTGGTCGAGGCCATTGTTAATCTGGCTCACAATTTACGCCTTAAATGCATTGCCGAAGGCGTGGAAACCCAAGTGCAAGCGGATTTCTTACGCCAATTAGGCTGCGATCAAATTCAAGGGTATTTATTAAGCAGACCGTTATCAGTAGATGCGATGCAGCAATTATTGAGTAGTCAGTAA
- a CDS encoding Druantia anti-phage system protein DruA, which yields MFGIQALNLQEIIVQPVQSKEQERFQSLMKAHHYLGALPKIGHTLWYVASYHNQWLALISFSAAAWKCAARDQWIGWSYRVQYDRLHLIANNSRFLILPEHHYPNLASRVLSLCERRISQDWQQRFGYPLLLLETFVDPQLFHGTIYRASNWVHVGDTRGYRRIRQGYSPRAQQPKQVFVRPLEKRAQTHLSQPMLSPCYGYGAPKIMLTADQMRTLPEFFLDIPDPRRKQGQRHSLPCILALATAAVLCGMEGYKAIGSWADDLGQKARARFGCRKRNGRYQVPSRTTFRETLISVDPAQLDLALQGWNEQFAEADEGLAVDGKTLRNAIDEDGRQTHILGVVGHQTGRCHTQKKSVLCL from the coding sequence ATGTTTGGGATACAGGCTTTGAACCTTCAAGAGATCATCGTACAGCCAGTTCAGTCGAAAGAGCAGGAACGTTTTCAGTCATTAATGAAGGCACACCACTATCTGGGCGCTTTACCAAAGATCGGACATACCTTGTGGTATGTCGCCAGCTATCATAATCAATGGCTGGCACTCATCAGCTTTTCCGCCGCAGCCTGGAAATGTGCTGCGCGTGATCAGTGGATTGGTTGGAGCTATCGGGTTCAATATGATCGCCTTCACCTGATTGCTAACAATAGTCGCTTTTTGATTCTCCCCGAGCACCATTATCCTAACCTTGCGTCCCGGGTTCTTTCCTTATGTGAACGGCGAATTTCTCAGGATTGGCAGCAACGCTTCGGTTACCCCTTATTATTGCTAGAAACTTTCGTTGATCCTCAGTTGTTTCATGGCACGATTTATCGTGCTTCTAACTGGGTGCATGTCGGCGATACCCGTGGTTACCGTCGGATTCGCCAAGGCTATAGCCCTAGAGCTCAACAGCCCAAGCAGGTTTTTGTTAGACCCTTGGAAAAGCGCGCTCAAACTCACTTGTCGCAACCTATGCTTAGCCCCTGTTATGGCTATGGAGCACCAAAAATCATGCTAACCGCCGATCAAATGCGCACTTTACCAGAGTTCTTTCTTGATATTCCTGACCCGCGGCGTAAGCAGGGACAGCGTCATTCTCTGCCGTGTATTCTGGCTCTTGCCACAGCTGCCGTGCTCTGTGGAATGGAAGGCTATAAAGCGATTGGCAGCTGGGCGGATGACTTAGGCCAAAAAGCGCGAGCCCGTTTTGGCTGTCGCAAACGCAATGGGCGTTATCAGGTACCCAGTCGCACCACCTTTAGAGAAACCTTAATTAGCGTCGATCCCGCACAACTCGATCTTGCGCTGCAAGGCTGGAACGAACAATTCGCCGAAGCCGACGAAGGCTTGGCCGTCGACGGTAAAACCCTGCGTAACGCGATTGATGAAGACGGTCGTCAAACACACATCCTGGGCGTCGTCGGGCATCAGACGGGACGCTGCCACACTCAAAAAAAGTCGGTGCTTTGCCTGTAG
- a CDS encoding ISAs1 family transposase: protein MPVEGSDELKQTNEIGMFIPVMDALANIADKTITGDALLTQRKLAHYLVEDRQAHYVFTAKDNQPTVAQDIRLAFENRQAPDYSEPYTLTHGRIESRSIWTSTLLNNYLDFPFVGQIFAIQRHTIDKKSGQETFEMAYGLTSHSPMSANAEQVLKFNRDHWGVESHHYLLDWNWNEDRCRISKGHGPENITCLRRFAAGLIKSMSKDSVAATTEKLARNVRRVFDYLRMTENSRKVILRYQSQEV from the coding sequence TTGCCTGTAGAGGGAAGCGATGAACTTAAACAGACCAACGAAATCGGGATGTTCATCCCGGTTATGGATGCCCTGGCAAATATTGCAGATAAAACGATCACCGGCGACGCTCTTTTAACACAGCGTAAACTGGCGCACTATCTGGTCGAAGACCGGCAGGCCCATTATGTATTTACCGCCAAAGACAACCAACCCACAGTCGCCCAGGATATTCGCCTAGCCTTTGAAAATCGCCAAGCGCCTGACTATAGCGAGCCCTACACCTTAACGCATGGTCGTATTGAGTCACGCTCTATTTGGACGTCTACGCTCCTGAACAACTACCTTGATTTCCCTTTCGTCGGGCAAATATTTGCCATACAACGCCACACCATCGACAAAAAAAGCGGCCAAGAAACCTTTGAGATGGCTTACGGCCTGACCAGTCATTCGCCGATGAGCGCCAACGCTGAACAAGTGCTCAAGTTCAATAGAGATCATTGGGGCGTTGAGAGTCATCATTACCTACTGGATTGGAATTGGAATGAAGATCGTTGCAGGATAAGCAAAGGCCATGGACCTGAAAACATAACCTGTCTGCGCAGATTTGCCGCAGGGTTGATTAAGTCCATGAGTAAAGACAGTGTGGCAGCCACTACCGAAAAGCTGGCGCGTAATGTACGACGGGTATTCGATTACCTACGCATGACAGAGAATTCGAGAAAGGTTATATTGCGATACCAAAGTCAAGAAGTTTAG
- a CDS encoding diguanylate cyclase has translation MYSGAYNHYPLANAGVWADCFRLRQPVIHNDYPALANKKGLPEGHAALLRHMSVPVLEDDNVVMIMGVGNKQDPYDAGDLAVLEMFANNVWALVQRNRQQRKLELDAMVFRYSREAVVVTDGEQRILSVNPAFTQITGYTEAEVLGLTPRLLKSGRHDDGFYQQMFTKLNREGYWQGEIWNRRKNGEIYPQWLGISVAHTTTEEQPSEYIAVFMDITEHKQAQEYIEFLAHHDLLTELPNRTLLKDRFQQAVSYVQRQGKKLGLLYLDLDNFKNVNDSLGHPIGDKLLLQIARCLRDCVREADTVSRIGGDEFVIMLGNIHHAENLAEISTKILVALSRPFDIDVHKLQLSCSIGACLYPDDGEEFDGLLQKADTALYQAKASGRNNYKFFTTAMNVQVMRRMSLENAMRLSLEREDFFVVYQPQFDIKSGQIVGVEALARWHHGELGMISPAEFISVAEECGLIVTLGQSVLRQACQQMQEWLLQGHGETVLNFLTLVSQYNLSRILCHA, from the coding sequence TTGTACAGCGGTGCATATAATCATTACCCGTTAGCGAATGCCGGTGTGTGGGCGGACTGTTTTCGTTTGCGTCAGCCGGTTATTCATAATGATTACCCGGCATTGGCTAACAAAAAAGGCTTGCCGGAAGGCCATGCGGCCTTATTACGCCACATGAGCGTGCCGGTTCTCGAAGACGATAATGTCGTGATGATTATGGGAGTAGGTAATAAACAAGACCCTTATGATGCGGGTGATTTGGCCGTTTTAGAAATGTTTGCCAATAATGTATGGGCCTTGGTACAACGTAATCGGCAACAACGCAAACTCGAACTCGATGCGATGGTGTTTCGTTATAGCCGGGAAGCCGTAGTCGTCACGGACGGTGAGCAACGGATTCTCTCGGTTAACCCTGCCTTTACCCAAATTACGGGTTACACGGAAGCCGAAGTGCTCGGTTTAACCCCGCGTTTGCTCAAGTCAGGGAGGCATGATGATGGTTTTTACCAACAAATGTTTACGAAACTGAATCGTGAAGGCTATTGGCAAGGGGAAATTTGGAATCGGCGTAAGAATGGAGAAATCTATCCGCAATGGCTTGGTATTTCGGTGGCGCATACGACAACCGAGGAGCAACCGAGTGAATACATTGCCGTATTTATGGATATTACCGAACATAAACAAGCCCAAGAGTATATTGAGTTTCTCGCGCATCATGACCTTTTAACGGAACTGCCCAACCGCACTTTATTAAAGGATCGTTTTCAACAAGCGGTGTCTTATGTACAGCGCCAAGGTAAGAAACTAGGCTTGTTGTATTTGGATTTAGATAATTTTAAAAATGTTAACGATAGCTTAGGTCATCCCATAGGTGACAAGCTGCTTTTACAAATAGCCCGTTGCCTTCGCGATTGTGTGCGCGAAGCGGATACCGTCAGTCGTATAGGCGGTGATGAGTTTGTTATTATGCTGGGCAATATCCACCATGCCGAGAATTTAGCCGAGATTTCCACTAAAATCTTGGTAGCGCTGTCACGCCCATTTGACATTGACGTCCATAAACTACAGTTATCATGTAGTATCGGCGCGTGTTTGTATCCCGATGACGGTGAGGAATTCGATGGGCTGCTCCAAAAAGCCGATACCGCCTTGTATCAGGCTAAAGCCAGTGGGCGCAATAACTATAAGTTTTTTACCACAGCCATGAATGTGCAGGTGATGCGCCGTATGTCTTTAGAAAATGCCATGCGTTTGTCGCTGGAGCGCGAAGATTTCTTTGTGGTTTATCAACCCCAATTTGACATTAAAAGCGGACAGATTGTCGGTGTTGAAGCCTTAGCGCGCTGGCATCATGGCGAACTGGGAATGATTTCACCGGCAGAATTTATTTCGGTTGCCGAAGAGTGTGGATTGATTGTTACCTTAGGGCAGTCGGTGCTGCGTCAAGCCTGTCAACAAATGCAAGAATGGTTGCTACAAGGGCACGGCGAAACCGTTCTAAACTTCTTGACTTTGGTATCGCAATATAACCTTTCTCGAATTCTCTGTCATGCGTAG